In Carassius carassius chromosome 2, fCarCar2.1, whole genome shotgun sequence, the DNA window GGGAATCTCTTTGTGACTCAACCACTTGACAGGGAAAAAAAAGCTTCATACGGAGTAAGTGGTTTTTTAGCctcttaaacatttaaaatcaacatTTAGTTATTGGTATATTTAAGCATTGAACTGTCTGATCACTCTTTATTCTTTGAAAACTGTCTTCTTTTAATCTGATTTATTTTCATGTGTTTGCATGACACCTTGCATTATACATTTGCATATCTCTAAAGATGAAGCCCCTTTTCTTGCATACCAGTGTCTCAAAGATAATAGACATGGACTAAATTTCtttaaagaaactcattcagTAACATGCccaaatttattgtaatttttttagctTATAGCCTATGCTAGAACACCTGATGTGAGTAATATAGAAGAAAAACCATTGGAAATTGTCATCAACGTGATCGACCAAAATGATAATAAGCCTGTGTTTACTCAAAATCCTTTTAATGGACATGTTCATGAAGCTGCTGGAAAAGGTAGGTGTATTGTGTGGTTTCTCAATAAAATGGCTTTCAGCTTAATAAAATGGCTTGCCTCTGCAGCTTTTACCACTTAATTAATCCATATTCTCTCACCAAAGGTTATGAGTTTATGACCGTCACAGCCACTGATGCAGATGACCCAAACACGCACAATGGTATAGTTAGCTATTCGATTGTCAGTCAAGAGCCACAATTTCCAAAACCGAACATGTTTTATATCAACATTTTATCTGGAACCATTCAAGTCCAAGAACCAGGCATAGACCGAGAGGTGAGAAGTGACATTAATGACTCTCAAAGTGGTGATAAAATGACTTGATGTAAACAAACTCATCAGTTATCTTCCTTTTCAGCAATGGCCCAGATATACTTTGTTAATTGTGGCTGCTGACATGGAAGGAGCAGGTTTAGCAACCACTGGCACAGCCGTTATTAAAATTACTGACAGCAATGATAACCCACCACAGTTTGATCATAATTTggtaatgtatatttatgtattcagAATGTTCTACTATACCATTTATAGGTATTTGAACTCCTTAATACTTAATGCATACCATACATCTCCTTATTTTAGCACACCGTATCCGTCCCGGAGAATGAATTTGGGGCTATAGTGGCCAAACTTACAGTTACTGATGGAGATGAAGTTGGGTCACCTGCCTGGTCAACCAAGTATCGGATTATTAGTGGTGACAAGGGTGGGTTTTTCAATGTCAGTACTGGACCCAGCCAGCTGGAGGGCATCCTCACCACTGTAAAGGTACTTGTGTTGCCCTTATGTCTGTCCAGTGAATTAATTGTGATGACATGCCTTAGTAAAAGACACTTTCTTTTCTATTTAGCCCCTGGACTTTGAGAAGACCAAGCAATACATTTTGTCTGTGGTTGTTGAGAATGATGTTCCTTTTGTTGGTTCTTTGCCCACTTCCACTGCCACAGTCACTGTCAATGTACAAAATGTAAATGAGCCTCCCGAGTTTAATCCAAAGGAGAAGGTTATTTTCAAACCTGAAGATTCAGCAGTTGATACTGTTTTGGTTCCTTATACAGCCACTGATCCAGATACCGGAAGATCACAGAAGATAACGTaagaaatatgtgtgtgtgtgtgtatatatatatatatatatatatatatatatatatatatattctgactgATTTCTATAGAGGCTCCCAGGTCTTATAGTTAACAAAACTATAACTCCAATAGATACAGCATTTGATATACTGTTCGTAATTTCAAAAAAcgtatttttatttaaccttaacCTAGCCTAGCCTCACTTCACTAGTATAACTACTGAGAACCACCTTAGCAATTGTCTAGCAGCTCCCTAGCAAGGCCTATATCATGCCCACTATCAAAAAATTTCAGTAGTTCAAAAAGCCTTCAAATTTTTAAACCTTCAGGCAAGACTGGTAAAACCAACATTAAGTTGTTCTTGATAAACATTTCTAGGTTtaaccggtgtttttttttttaggtataaAATGGGTGGTGACGATGCTGGCTGGCTAAGTGTGTCTCCAGAGACTGGAGTGATTAAAGTGAGGAACCTTATGGATCGAGAATCTGCCTATGTCAAAGATGGCAAATACAGAGCTATCATATTGGCCGTGGATGATGATGGTAATTTGATTTTCTAGGTGGATGGAATTCTTTCAAAATAGCCTTTTTCTAATATGTTTGTGCTTGTGTGCAGCAACATCTCCAGCGACTGGCACAGGAACCCTGGTAATTGAATTGGAGAATGTAAATGACAACGCTCCTATTATTAATGAAGGGAAAATAAAAACGTGTAATCGTGGATCATCTCCAGTTCTTCTCTCTATAACGGACAAAGATGGACCTCCTTTTGGTGCACCCTTTAGCGTCGAGACCCAAGGAGAAACCAGTAAAAACTGGTCCACCTCCATGAATGACACATGTGAGCAATTCCAAGTGTTTTAAGAAATTCAACTCATTCTTTAACATTAAAACAGCTTGCTGGTTGACACGTCTAACGATTACAATTTGCCCATTTTAGCAACTGGTGTTTTTCTGCAACTCAAGACTACTTTGGAGCAAGGGGACTATAATGTAGTTCTGAGAGTTTATGATCTACATAGGCTGTATCAGGACAGCTCCATTCATGCAACTGTGTGTGACTGCGACGGAGATGAAGTCCAATGTATTGACAAACCGGGGATGGCATTATCTGGAGCTCTTGGAATCCCAGGAGCAATCTTGGTTCTGCTGCGTATGTAGTTTCTCTCATGCGTTTTTGTGTTCTAATCTTTGCAGTCAAATCAAATGAGGCTAAAGAAATGATTTGTAGCTGGTTTATTTGGTTGTCATCGTCAATGCAGTGGTCATACCATAACTGTGTGCTCTCTATAATGTTCATTTAAGCAAATGTAtatgtgcatctcaataaattagaatgtagtgGACAAGAATGTaatgcacaaagactgaagtagtttaagtcttttgttcttttaattgtgatgattttggctcacatttaacaaaaacccatctcAACAacttagaatatggtgacatgccaatcagctaatcaactcaaaatacTTTCAAAGGTTTCCTTAGTCTTTAAaaaggtctctcagtttggttcactaggctacacaatcatggggaagtctgctgatctgacagttgtccaaaagacaatcattgacacccatcacaaggagggtaagccacaaacattcattgccaaagaagcttgcTGTTCAAAGAGTgatgtatccaagcatgttaacagatagttgagtggaaggaaaaagtgtggaagaaaaagatgcacaactaaCCGAAAGAACTGCagcattatgaggattgtcaagcaaaatctattctagaatttgagtgaactacacaaggaatgcactgaggctggggtcaaggcatcaagagccaccacacacagacgtgttaAACAATTTGCTttaaccacagacaacatcagaggtgtcttacctgggctaaggagaagaagaactggactgttgcccagtggtccaaagtcctcttttcagatgagagcaagttttgtattttatttggaaaccaaggtccttgagtctggaggaagggttataaaagctcatagcccaagttgcttgaagtccagtgttaatttTCCACAGTATGTGATGATTTGGGATTAAATGATTTGGGATGAAATTGCCGGCAGCCATAtaaccctggagcccaagaccggtttcccactgaagctaagcagggctgagcctggtcagtacctagatgggagacctcctgagaaagctaggttgctgctggaagaggtgctagtaaGGCCAGCGGGGGGTGCTCACCccgtggtctgtgtgggtcctagtgccccagtgtagtgattgggacactatactgtcaacaagcaccgtcctttggATAAGCcgttaaaccaaggtcctgactctctgtggtcattaaaatcccaggatgtctttcaaaaagagtagaggtgtgacctcggcatcctggctaaattcgcccattagcctctgaccatcatggcctcctaacaatcctcatatctgctgattggcttcatcactctgtcccctctccaccagtaagctggtgtgtggtgggcgttcttgcgcaatatggctgccatcgcatcatccaggtggatgctgcacactggtggtggatgaggagatacccccctgacaatgtaagcgctttgagtgcctagaaaagcgctatataaacgtaatgaattattattattaaatgccatctgctggtgttggttcattgtgttttttgaaaaccaaagtcactgcacccgtttactaagcaattttggagcacttcatgcttccttctgttgACCAGCTtttttgtagatgctgatttcattttccagcaggatttggcacctgcccacactgccaaaagttccaaaagttggttaaatgaccatggagtTGCTGTGCTTGagtggccagcaaactcaccagacctgaaccccagagagaatctatggagtattatcaagaggaaaatgagaaacaagagaccaagagcttgttcaaatactgaggtgaaaaccactgtcaaagaatcctgggcttccataccacctcagcagtgccacaaactgatcacctccatgccacgccgaattgaggcagtgattaaagcaaaaagagcccctaccaagtattgagtacatgtacagtaaatgaacatactttccagaaggtcaacaattcactaaaaaggtttatatatatatatatatatatatatatatatatatatatatatatatatatatatatatatatgttattggtcttatgaagtattctgatttgttgagattgtgaattggtgggttttggttaaatgtgagccaaaatcatcacaattaaaagaaccaaaacttaaactacttcagtctgtatgtgttgcatttatttaatacacaagttttaaaatttgagtttaattactgaaattaacttttacacgacattctaatttattgagatgcacctgtaactGGTCTCCCAGGTGCTGTGTGCATACAGATGGTTGGTGTATATAAACTATACTGCAGAAATGGAGTCATATGTTAAAATGCTATTCCAAACATTTTCAATGTTTGAACTAAACTCCTTCCTTAAGATCAAGATCATTCAGATTTTCTatctttgtttcttttgtttattcCTTATTACTACTGAATTTTCTTTCAAGTTTGCTgttgaaagttatttttttacttgtacCACAGTGCTCGTTCTTCTTCTGCTTTTGTTCCTGAGGAGGAAAAGGAGTACCGAAAAAGAACCCCTCCTTCCTGAAGATGATTTAAGAGACAATATCTACTATTATGACGAGGAAGGTGGTGGAGAAGACGATCAGGTTGGTTGTAATTTGAGAAACTTTAAGGGGTTTATCAGTTTTGATTGGCTTAAttcataatgtttgtttttaaattcgAAACAAAATATTGACAGTTAAGCATCCTGTTATTTGATGTTACTTGATCCTTTTATTGCTGGAAAATCTTGTCTGTAACATTCAAGCAACATGTACAACAATTTTTGCATAATGttttttgccaattttttttttgtttgttttttttgttttgcagtatAAGCATTTCTGAAGCTTTATGAACTACGTGGTATGAAGTTCCTTGGTTTGTAACAAGGTTCCATGTAAACCTAACATTCAGATGTCAATAGTCCGAACCTGTGCGCAGTTACAGTACATTTGTAGTAGTTTGCATTGAGTTAAGGTTGATAGCTTGATGTTGTGAGAGTAATGTTGTTTGAGACTATATACTGACCTTCTGCATGCTTTGTAGCAGTTAGATTAGTCTTTGCAGTTCTTTCGAATTAGACACACTTTCTGCACAGGATTATGATTTGAGTGTGTTGCATCGTGGCTTGGACAACAGACCTGAAGTGTTCCGAAATGATGTGGTGCCCACTTTCCTGTCAGCACCTCAGTATAGACCACGGCCAGGCAATCCTGAGGAGATTGGGAAATTCATTGATGATGTAAGTGATCTGTTACTGTCTTAAAGGATTGATTCACTTCAGAATAAAAAATTCCCAATAATGTTCATGTCTGtcttcagaaattaagtttttgaggaaaacattacaggacttttctccatataatggactttaaTGGTGTGCAATGTACTGAAGGTTAAAATTGCCATTTCAGTGCAGCCTCAAAGGGCTATACACAATCACAGCCGAGAagtaagggtcttatctagcgaaaTTATCAGTCATTttctaaatttttattttatgttttactgcAAATGCTCATCTTGCTCTGGCTCTGCTTGCTCATGCGTGTCTTCATGCATTACGTAGTCACATTGGAAACATCACACAAGGTTAGCTCTTCATCTGTGTACTTAAGTAGCTAGGAAGAAAAACTCATTTTTTCCTACTTAAAAATTGTCAGACGTAGTTTAACCTTTTTTGTAAAGGTTGCACTTCGGTTCATAAACACTGGGTTGGTGCTTCCACCTACATCATGCTATGTGATTATGTAATCTGTGAGGATGAGCTAGTGCAAGACAAGCATTTGCGATTTAAAAAGTGTGTGtataaatgcatgtatatattactTACTAATATTGCTAGacaagacccttattcctcggctgggatcGTGTAGATTGTGCCAGTTTGAACCTTCAATCCGTTGAgcaccattgaagtccattatatggagaaaaatcctggaacattttcctcaaaaaccttaatttatttGTGACTGAAGAAACACAGAcataaacatcttggatgacatggggggggggggggggggggagtaaatAATCAGaattattctggaagtgaactaatccttagAATctgtttcataattttttttaataacaaggtTTATGTATGGCAATAACACAAGTCTTTGTACCACAGAATCTGAAGGCTGCAGATAACGATCCCACAGCACCCCCATACGACTCCCTCCTGGTGTTTGATCATGAAGGAGGAGACTCTGATGTGGGTTCACTCAGCTCCCTCAACTCTTCCAGCTCAGGGCAGGACCAAGACTATGACTTCCTCAGTGAGTGGGGCCCACGCTTTAAGAAGCTGTCAGACATGTTTGGAGGAGAGGATtaagacacccccccccccctctgcagAAGAGCCACATTGATGGTTTAAAAGTGCAAAAACATGAGACAATGTTGTACTTCTATTTATTGTCTTGATTCCATACTATATTTAAAGTTGGAACTGAAATAATTTCACTGTTCTTGCATCGTcctaaaaaaagattattttactTGAAGTGAAGTGCTTGAAGTGTTCTTTTTATGGGTGCAGTCTTAGGAGGAACAtgccttttttttcctctctctcctcctcatcCCTTCTTTAAATTAAGCTCCCAactgaaaagaaaatatttgatCTGATTGCTCAGTAGGTAAAAAGCTATAATATGGCTTACGATGTCTGTCCAAAGCAGTTAAACTGTGTATTTAATGTAATGCTCTCTGAAAAAGTATTATTCATTCAATGTTTTGTTACCTTTTTGTTAACTTTGGCATTAAAGATTGATCTGAAGCATGAATGATACAGTAAATTTAAAAGCACTgatttttcaaaaactttttgtATGATATTTTTAGACGTCTTATTtctatccattttttttttacctcagttGCAAGAATGTTGACTGATTTAGACATTGTTTTACActgcatattttattaaattacttttactCTTTTCGTTCGTCTACATCTCACACTATACTCAAACATGGAATAATCTTAGTTTTGACCAACTCTTAGTTTTGTTTTTaactctttattttacagtgaccTTGTTTTAGGTTCAGTTACTCTGTATTCATTCTGTAAAAAGGATACCAGATAAGATGCAACTAAAACTGTGTATCGAACAAGAAAAACCGCATGATTCCAGTTTTAGTGTTGTTGACTGGAGCGCGAGAAGCAAGTTTTGCATACAGAGATGGAGGTATTCGAATTTGGGGTTTTCTGCAGCATAGCCTTGTAAAGCTAGTTATTACATTCTCTTCAAAGATTTCGAGGCAGTGTAACTTCATTTCAGTCTCACTATACCTATATACAGTTTTCAGAGTTATtgcccccttggtaaatatatgcaaagaaagttgtgaaaattaatctgcattttttatccatttaaattCTATAAATTCACAAAATTCCATCcttttattaaagtaaaacaatTGCAAGTGGTGgggaaactgaaatgttttttattgcACATCAGTGTCTAGGAACATCAAATTGTCCAGCCATGGCTTTTTCACAGGAGTACAAATATGAGGCAACAAAAAGGCCAAATTCCCTGAATCATCACTCACAAAtgagtaaaaccaaagaatatagttctgataTGCAGCAAAAGATTGTTGAGCTCTGCAACTAGAGATGTTACGAATATGCTGCAAATATGCCTGGGAGAGAATGTGTCTATATTGTTTTAATCCAAGGCAAGAAGGatcactattttttttatgtgtaaagAAATGCACTGAACTACTCGCCGACTCTCTGACCCCTTCTAGTGCCCTCAGCTGAATAGTGCAATTTATCAACTGCTAATATGTCATAGTGGCCTGTGTGAAACTATGATGCTTTAACCACCAGCTTGGTCAAGACTTGAAATGCAATTCTATATTTTAATgtacacaaagaaagaaataaaataagttatttatttatggttttatttagtTATAGAGTTATTTACTCTATAAGTTTAGAGTTtcctttgaaacaattttcacttagaaattgatagtaaatttcacaaataattacaagatGAGAAGTCTTAAACTGAATCATGATTTATTCAGCACTGACTAATTAACAGAGAGCTGATTGAGAAATACAAGGCTGTAACACAGTAAATTACCAATTAGAAATGAGCTACAGTGTGAAATCATACATGAGCACCACCCTCCTGAAGTTCAAAATATAactaatttacattaaaaaaaatataacgaATGAATG includes these proteins:
- the LOC132109748 gene encoding B-cadherin-like isoform X1, which gives rise to MACARIVLLGVIIFLCQVMVLPCGYAEESTCTPGFESELFVFKVHRDHLHMGKRLGRVIFSNYYGRTRTHFQSVDKRFDVNTDGTVMLQRQVTLHEGQKVFSVHAWDSSGKKHTVSVKVEHIHHHKGHHMDTVMNIYSQEKELPSDQVLTFPKSSTGAKRAKRAWVIPPFQVPENSRGPFPMKLVQIKSDFDKETQMQYSITGEGANENPKGIFIVDKLSGNLFVTQPLDREKKASYGVSGFLAPDVSNIEEKPLEIVINVIDQNDNKPVFTQNPFNGHVHEAAGKGYEFMTVTATDADDPNTHNGIVSYSIVSQEPQFPKPNMFYINILSGTIQVQEPGIDREQWPRYTLLIVAADMEGAGLATTGTAVIKITDSNDNPPQFDHNLHTVSVPENEFGAIVAKLTVTDGDEVGSPAWSTKYRIISGDKGGFFNVSTGPSQLEGILTTVKPLDFEKTKQYILSVVVENDVPFVGSLPTSTATVTVNVQNVNEPPEFNPKEKVIFKPEDSAVDTVLVPYTATDPDTGRSQKITYKMGGDDAGWLSVSPETGVIKVRNLMDRESAYVKDGKYRAIILAVDDDATSPATGTGTLVIELENVNDNAPIINEGKIKTCNRGSSPVLLSITDKDGPPFGAPFSVETQGETSKNWSTSMNDTSTGVFLQLKTTLEQGDYNVVLRVYDLHRLYQDSSIHATVCDCDGDEVQCIDKPGMALSGALGIPGAILVLLLLVLLLLLFLRRKRSTEKEPLLPEDDLRDNIYYYDEEGGGEDDQDYDLSVLHRGLDNRPEVFRNDVVPTFLSAPQYRPRPGNPEEIGKFIDDNLKAADNDPTAPPYDSLLVFDHEGGDSDVGSLSSLNSSSSGQDQDYDFLSEWGPRFKKLSDMFGGED
- the LOC132109748 gene encoding B-cadherin-like isoform X2 gives rise to the protein MACARIVLLGVIIFLCQVMVLPCGYAEESTCTPGFESELFVFKVHRDHLHMGKRLGRVIFSNYYGRTRTHFQSVDKRFDVNTDGTVMLQRQVTLHEGQKVFSVHAWDSSGKKHTVSVKVEHIHHHKGHHMDTVMNIYSQEELPSDQVLTFPKSSTGAKRAKRAWVIPPFQVPENSRGPFPMKLVQIKSDFDKETQMQYSITGEGANENPKGIFIVDKLSGNLFVTQPLDREKKASYGVSGFLAPDVSNIEEKPLEIVINVIDQNDNKPVFTQNPFNGHVHEAAGKGYEFMTVTATDADDPNTHNGIVSYSIVSQEPQFPKPNMFYINILSGTIQVQEPGIDREQWPRYTLLIVAADMEGAGLATTGTAVIKITDSNDNPPQFDHNLHTVSVPENEFGAIVAKLTVTDGDEVGSPAWSTKYRIISGDKGGFFNVSTGPSQLEGILTTVKPLDFEKTKQYILSVVVENDVPFVGSLPTSTATVTVNVQNVNEPPEFNPKEKVIFKPEDSAVDTVLVPYTATDPDTGRSQKITYKMGGDDAGWLSVSPETGVIKVRNLMDRESAYVKDGKYRAIILAVDDDATSPATGTGTLVIELENVNDNAPIINEGKIKTCNRGSSPVLLSITDKDGPPFGAPFSVETQGETSKNWSTSMNDTSTGVFLQLKTTLEQGDYNVVLRVYDLHRLYQDSSIHATVCDCDGDEVQCIDKPGMALSGALGIPGAILVLLLLVLLLLLFLRRKRSTEKEPLLPEDDLRDNIYYYDEEGGGEDDQDYDLSVLHRGLDNRPEVFRNDVVPTFLSAPQYRPRPGNPEEIGKFIDDNLKAADNDPTAPPYDSLLVFDHEGGDSDVGSLSSLNSSSSGQDQDYDFLSEWGPRFKKLSDMFGGED